The Terriglobus roseus region GGCCACGCCGTTCTCCACTACCCGCACATGCGCATCGTGTTGAACGCATCCTTGTTAGTAGCAGGCACAGGCCCGCGTTCCACTCTGCATGGCACTGCAGGAACATGGATGAAATACGGTGCAGACCCGCAGGAGCCGCAACTGCAATCCGGCATGTCACCTAACGATCCTGCATTTGGCATTGACCCCGATGGTGGTGTCATCATCAATGGAGCAACTGGCGAGATAACCCCTGCGACACCACAACGTGGTTGCCAGCAGAAGTATTACGAAAGCATCCGCGACGCCATCCGCACAGGCGCAGCGCCCGCCATCAACGCGCAAGACGCAGTGAATGTCATGACCGTGCTGGACGCCTTCTATCTTTCCGCCCGTGAAGGGCGCACCGTGCCTTTACCGCACGGATCGAATCAACAGGAATAACAAGAACAAAGAGGTAAACACTGTGAGCGATACACCTGCACCATACCCCCACTGGATGCTCCGCGAAATCCACGAACAGCCGGAGACGCTGGCCGCTACCCTCGCCGCCTACGCCACCGCAGAAGGATTCCGCGACGACACCTGCTCCTCCATTCGCCAATGGCTGCGTGAAGCACAGCGCGACATCGTCATCGCCGCCAGCGGTTCCAGCCGCCACGCCGGCCTCGTTGCAGAGCTGCTCATTGAAGACAAAGCGGGCATCCACGTCGACGTGGAATACGCCAGCGAATACAGCTACCGCTCGGAACACTCACTCAAGAGTGCCGCTGTCATGATCATCTCGCAAAGCGGCGAAACGGTAGACACACTCGCCGCACTGCGTAAGGCAAACATCGCCGGCCATCACACACTGGCCATCACCAATGTTCCCGGCTCGTCCATGGCGCGTGAAGCCTCTGTGTCCATGCCGACTTTCGCAGGCCGCGAACGCGCCGTGCCCGCCACCAAGAGCTTCACCGCACAACTGCTGAACCTCTATCTCCTCTCGCTGCTCGCAGCAGAAGAGCGTGGCGTTCTGGTCAAGCCGGAACTCGACAAGCTCCTCGCAGAACTCAGCACACTCTCTGACCGTGTACGTCGTCAGTTGCCGCTGTGGGAGAGCCGCGTACGCGAAATCGCCGCACAGATTGCAAACGCAAAAGCATTCCTCTTCGTAGGCCGCAGCGTCCACTACGCCATCGCACGCGAAGGCGCGCTGAAGCTGAAGGAGTCCGCATACATCAACGCCGAAGGCTATCCCAGCGGCGAACTCAAGCACGGCCCAAACGCACTCGTCAGCAAGGAAACACCGCTGGTCATGATCGCCACCGTCG contains the following coding sequences:
- a CDS encoding SIS domain-containing protein, whose product is MSDTPAPYPHWMLREIHEQPETLAATLAAYATAEGFRDDTCSSIRQWLREAQRDIVIAASGSSRHAGLVAELLIEDKAGIHVDVEYASEYSYRSEHSLKSAAVMIISQSGETVDTLAALRKANIAGHHTLAITNVPGSSMAREASVSMPTFAGRERAVPATKSFTAQLLNLYLLSLLAAEERGVLVKPELDKLLAELSTLSDRVRRQLPLWESRVREIAAQIANAKAFLFVGRSVHYAIAREGALKLKESAYINAEGYPSGELKHGPNALVSKETPLVMIATVDRTDSESVERYEKVVQLMQDMRTQGSTILAIGNAGDTAVEKLADFFVPVEESSEGMLTICEVIPLQILSYCMAIQNGINVDSPRNLNKAVLAE